A genomic stretch from Empedobacter stercoris includes:
- a CDS encoding alpha/beta hydrolase family protein, with product MKKIVYSLLFLAMTIGTSVKAQENVTFQLPPQEILQLAEADMPPSISTDRKAENAFLSYRSRYKTINELSETELRLAGLRINPVTNINSRETFSEKITFFDLKTSKEKSIAGLPAKGRFSNQSWNKSQSKFAVTNTTDKGVELWVIDVKNQSATKVYEDKLNANLGRPFSWVSDSELIVNVIPASKKALIDTKDAIATGPTVSVADGKEAQNRTYQDLLKNKTDEFNFEQLAISELVKVNIETGAKSKWKDAAMYTNISTSPDGQYVLVNEIKKPFSYLVTYNSFPSTDVVYDINGKLVKEVDYKELQEVVPKGFSSTIMGKRGLYWRADKPNTLYWVEALDGGDANKPAEYRDALYQVAAPFTANKELLVKIKDRYRGVTWGNDEVALIRDAWYNTRNESYYTFNPSNPKQEPTRFFSRNTQDAYNNPGSFVTEINEYGYNVLSINKGKLMLVGDGVSADGILPFVDDFDIKTQKTSRLWRAQKSDKLEVIARVIDPKKGIILEQIQSKTDYPNLYVRNIFQKGGKPKQVTFTKNPFEAMNQVSKELITYKRADGVELSGTLYLPPNYDKTKKEKLPMLMWAYPREFKDAATAGQVTTSENKFTSPSYGGPIFWALRGYAVLDDAAFPIIGEGKEEPNDTFVPQLVANAKAAIDAVDALGFIDREKVAVGGHSYGAFMTANLLSHSNLFAAGIARSGAYNRTLTPFGFQSEQRNYWEAPEVYNTMSPFMNAEKMKTPLLLIHGDSDNNTGTFPMQSERYFNALKGLGATTRLVLLPKESHGYAAKENVLHMLWEQDQWLEKYVKNKGKTSEKK from the coding sequence ATGAAGAAAATTGTTTATTCATTATTGTTTTTAGCGATGACAATAGGAACATCGGTAAAAGCACAAGAAAATGTTACGTTTCAATTACCGCCTCAAGAAATCTTGCAATTAGCGGAGGCAGATATGCCACCATCAATTTCTACGGATCGTAAAGCAGAGAATGCTTTTTTATCGTACAGAAGTCGTTACAAAACGATTAATGAATTGTCAGAAACAGAGTTACGTTTAGCAGGGTTGCGAATTAATCCTGTAACGAATATTAATTCGCGTGAAACATTTAGTGAGAAAATCACTTTTTTTGATTTAAAAACTTCAAAAGAAAAATCGATAGCTGGTTTACCTGCAAAAGGACGTTTTTCGAATCAATCTTGGAACAAATCTCAATCTAAATTTGCGGTTACAAATACTACAGATAAAGGAGTAGAATTGTGGGTGATTGATGTTAAAAATCAATCGGCAACAAAAGTTTACGAAGATAAATTGAATGCAAACTTAGGTCGTCCTTTTAGTTGGGTTTCTGATAGTGAGCTGATTGTTAATGTAATTCCAGCTTCTAAAAAAGCGTTAATTGATACAAAAGATGCAATCGCAACAGGACCAACAGTTTCTGTAGCTGACGGAAAAGAAGCTCAAAATAGAACTTACCAAGATTTGTTGAAAAATAAAACAGATGAGTTTAATTTCGAGCAATTAGCTATTTCCGAATTAGTGAAAGTAAACATCGAAACGGGAGCAAAATCAAAATGGAAAGATGCAGCGATGTATACAAATATTTCTACATCTCCAGACGGACAGTATGTTTTGGTAAATGAAATCAAAAAACCGTTTTCTTATTTAGTAACCTACAATAGTTTTCCATCTACAGATGTTGTCTATGATATCAATGGAAAGTTAGTAAAAGAAGTTGATTACAAAGAATTACAAGAAGTAGTTCCAAAAGGATTTTCTTCTACCATTATGGGGAAAAGAGGTTTATATTGGCGAGCAGACAAACCAAATACATTGTACTGGGTAGAAGCTTTAGATGGAGGTGATGCTAACAAACCTGCAGAATACCGTGATGCTCTTTATCAAGTTGCTGCGCCTTTTACTGCTAACAAAGAATTATTAGTAAAAATAAAAGATCGTTACAGAGGCGTAACTTGGGGGAATGATGAGGTCGCTTTGATTCGTGATGCATGGTACAATACTCGAAACGAAAGTTATTATACTTTTAATCCTTCTAATCCAAAGCAAGAACCAACACGTTTCTTTAGTCGAAATACACAAGATGCATACAACAATCCAGGAAGTTTTGTAACAGAAATAAATGAGTATGGTTACAATGTTCTTTCGATTAACAAAGGAAAATTGATGTTAGTTGGTGATGGAGTTTCTGCTGATGGAATCTTACCTTTTGTGGATGATTTTGACATCAAAACACAAAAAACTTCTCGTTTATGGAGAGCACAAAAATCAGATAAGTTAGAAGTAATCGCACGTGTAATTGATCCAAAGAAAGGAATTATATTAGAGCAAATTCAGTCTAAAACTGATTATCCTAATTTATATGTACGTAATATTTTCCAAAAAGGAGGAAAGCCAAAACAAGTAACATTTACAAAAAATCCTTTTGAGGCGATGAACCAAGTTTCGAAAGAATTAATTACATACAAACGTGCTGATGGAGTAGAATTATCAGGAACTTTATATTTACCTCCAAACTACGATAAAACTAAAAAAGAAAAGTTACCAATGTTAATGTGGGCTTATCCTCGCGAGTTTAAAGATGCAGCAACAGCTGGACAAGTCACAACTTCTGAGAATAAATTTACTTCGCCATCATACGGAGGTCCTATTTTCTGGGCGTTGAGAGGTTATGCCGTTTTAGATGATGCCGCATTCCCAATTATTGGAGAAGGAAAAGAAGAGCCAAACGATACGTTTGTTCCGCAATTGGTTGCAAATGCAAAAGCAGCAATTGATGCAGTTGATGCTTTAGGTTTTATTGATCGAGAAAAAGTTGCTGTTGGTGGACATTCTTATGGTGCATTTATGACAGCAAATTTATTATCACACTCTAATTTATTTGCAGCAGGTATTGCGCGTTCAGGAGCTTATAATCGTACATTAACACCTTTCGGATTCCAATCAGAACAACGTAATTATTGGGAGGCACCAGAGGTTTACAATACAATGTCTCCATTTATGAATGCTGAAAAAATGAAAACACCATTGTTGTTAATTCATGGTGATTCTGATAACAATACAGGAACTTTCCCTATGCAATCTGAGCGATATTTTAATGCTTTAAAAGGTTTAGGTGCAACAACTCGTTTGGTGTTATTACCAAAAGAATCGCATGGTTATGCTGCCAAAGAAAATGTTTTACATATGTTGTGGGAACAAGATCAATGGTTAGAGAAATATGTCAAGAATAAAGGAAAAACTTCTGAAAAGAAATAA
- a CDS encoding M1 family metallopeptidase produces MRKNYFKPFILGLSFFSVSVFGQQEKPKYDYQEAFKPFFYQNNATETRSASGKPGHNYWQNRADYNLNVSLNEEKNEISGTSEITYTNNSFDDLDFLWLQLDQNLFKTDSRGSALVPISGSRYGDATSQFEGGYKIKSVQIDGKEANYTISDTRMQIDLVNHLKARGGKTKIKVEYSFVSPDYGADRMGVESTKNGKIFTMAQWFPRMAVYDDIMGWNTLPYLGPGEFYLEYGDVTANITVPSTHYVVGSGELLNQNEVYSKEEVNRWTKAKSSDKTVIIRSAEEVNKASKTAKGTKTWKFKIQNTRDFAWASSASFIVDAAKIDLPSGQKSLAISAYPVESDGEAAWGRSTEYTKASIEHYSKQWSEYPYPAATNVAGNEGGMEYPGIVFCHMNSKGESLWGVTDHEFGHIWFPMIVGSNERVHGWMDEGFNTFINDISTKNFNNGEYYKKQSLQRMGGFLFGENLEPVTTQPDNMRERNIGTLLYYKPGIGMRILRETILGEERFDKALRQYIKYWAFKHPTPEDFFRTMENVSGEELSWFWRGWFLNKWTIDQGINSAKYVDGDYKKGLILKVENFGQLPMPTTIQVNFKDGTSQEVKLPIEVWKRNTEWTFKVPSTKEVTTVQLDPKGALPDTDLKNNTFNMADAKPIEKINTKDYEGTYTNKEIDASFLLISENSKLSLTFVGQNIPLEYLGDNKFNNEQAGVELIFAKDKKSFTLEEGGQKFEFTKK; encoded by the coding sequence ATGAGAAAAAATTATTTTAAACCTTTTATTTTAGGTTTGAGTTTCTTTTCAGTTTCAGTTTTTGGTCAACAAGAGAAACCAAAATACGATTACCAAGAAGCTTTCAAACCTTTTTTTTATCAAAATAACGCAACAGAAACTCGTTCGGCAAGTGGAAAACCAGGTCATAATTATTGGCAAAATCGCGCGGATTATAACTTGAATGTAAGTTTGAACGAAGAAAAAAATGAAATATCCGGAACTTCGGAGATTACGTATACTAATAATAGTTTTGATGATTTAGATTTTTTGTGGTTACAATTGGATCAAAATTTATTCAAAACAGACTCTCGTGGAAGTGCATTAGTACCTATTTCGGGAAGCCGATACGGTGATGCTACTTCTCAGTTTGAAGGTGGTTATAAAATCAAATCTGTACAAATAGACGGAAAGGAAGCAAACTATACCATTTCTGATACACGCATGCAAATCGACTTGGTGAATCACTTGAAAGCAAGAGGTGGTAAAACCAAAATAAAAGTAGAGTATTCGTTTGTTTCACCAGATTATGGCGCAGATCGAATGGGTGTTGAATCAACTAAAAATGGTAAAATTTTTACAATGGCTCAATGGTTTCCTCGCATGGCTGTTTACGATGATATCATGGGATGGAACACATTACCCTATTTAGGGCCTGGAGAATTCTATTTGGAATATGGAGATGTAACTGCAAATATTACAGTGCCTTCTACGCATTATGTTGTAGGATCTGGTGAATTATTGAATCAAAATGAAGTGTATTCGAAAGAAGAAGTCAATAGATGGACGAAAGCCAAATCAAGTGATAAAACAGTTATTATTCGTTCGGCTGAAGAAGTGAATAAAGCTTCAAAAACAGCGAAAGGAACAAAAACATGGAAGTTTAAAATTCAGAATACACGCGATTTTGCATGGGCTTCATCAGCTTCTTTTATTGTAGATGCAGCCAAAATAGACCTTCCAAGTGGTCAAAAATCATTGGCTATTTCGGCTTATCCTGTAGAAAGTGATGGCGAAGCAGCTTGGGGAAGATCAACAGAATATACAAAAGCATCCATTGAGCATTATTCGAAACAATGGTCAGAATATCCTTATCCAGCGGCTACAAATGTGGCAGGAAATGAGGGCGGAATGGAATATCCGGGAATTGTATTTTGCCACATGAACTCGAAAGGAGAAAGCCTTTGGGGTGTTACAGATCACGAATTTGGACACATTTGGTTTCCAATGATTGTAGGTTCTAATGAACGCGTTCATGGTTGGATGGACGAAGGTTTCAATACGTTTATTAATGATATTTCAACAAAAAATTTTAACAACGGAGAGTACTATAAAAAACAATCGTTGCAACGAATGGGAGGGTTTTTATTTGGCGAAAACTTAGAACCTGTTACCACACAACCAGATAATATGCGCGAACGTAATATTGGAACGTTGTTGTATTACAAACCTGGAATTGGAATGAGAATTTTGCGTGAAACGATTTTAGGAGAAGAAAGATTTGATAAAGCTTTGCGTCAATACATTAAATATTGGGCGTTTAAACATCCAACGCCAGAGGATTTTTTCCGTACGATGGAAAATGTTTCGGGAGAAGAATTATCGTGGTTTTGGAGAGGTTGGTTCTTGAATAAATGGACAATTGATCAAGGAATTAACAGTGCAAAATATGTAGATGGGGATTATAAAAAAGGCTTGATTTTAAAAGTCGAAAACTTTGGTCAATTACCAATGCCAACAACTATTCAAGTCAATTTTAAAGATGGAACTTCGCAAGAAGTAAAACTACCAATCGAAGTTTGGAAGCGTAATACAGAATGGACATTCAAAGTGCCTTCTACAAAAGAAGTGACAACTGTACAACTTGATCCAAAAGGTGCCTTACCTGATACAGATCTTAAGAATAACACATTCAATATGGCTGATGCAAAACCTATTGAAAAGATTAATACAAAAGATTACGAAGGAACATATACGAATAAGGAAATAGACGCATCTTTTTTATTGATTTCGGAAAATAGTAAGTTGAGTTTAACATTTGTTGGTCAAAATATTCCGTTAGAATATTTAGGAGATAATAAATTTAATAACGAACAAGCAGGAGTTGAATTGATTTTTGCGAAAGATAAAAAATCATTCACCTTAGAAGAAGGTGGTCAAAAATTTGAGTTTACAAAAAAGTAA
- a CDS encoding S9 family peptidase: MKKTILLSTLFLSASLLAQKKNISMEDAVLGLSTNLRIENLNQVQWIPNQNAFTQNVKTSYGEALIKKEVPSLKTDTIFRSSQFENKRIPSLNWINDKQAYFSTKTGYKTITTAGQQADWLKLPDNAENVEFDAINNQVGYVIDNNLFFVDKAGKTHQVTNDGKYEIVNGKSVHQNEFGIHKGIFISPKGNLVAFYKMDQTVVTDYPIIDWSVQPAVNKNIKYPFAGTKNHIVTLGVYNPSTQKTIFLETQPEVDHYLTSVTWSPDEKHIYIALLSRNQKHMELNQYDAISGKLIKILFKEDDAKYVEPQNELHFIPGKSNEFIWWSQRDGFMHLYRFNTDGKLLNQITKGDWIVTDLVGENAKKKELLVMTTKDSPKERQLYAVNWENGKLRKITTDAGTHNVSVSSNGEYIVDNWSNDNTPRKIDVIAANGKLKQNILTAQNPLANYNTAKVENITLKADDGTDLYGKLIYPTNFDQSKKYPVIVYLYNGPHAQLITNRFPATGNLWYDHLAEKGYVVFTMDGRGSANRGLKFEQAIHGNVGTTEMNDQMKGVDFLKTLPFVDADRMGIHGWSYGGFMTTSFMLRKPDVFKVGVAGGPVLDWTQYEIMYTERYMESPQDNPEGYKTSNLINRTKDLKGKLLMIHGAQDPVVVWQHSVDFVREAVKNGVQMDYFIYPGHEHNVRGKDRVHLMQKITDYFDLYLKPESTTTK; this comes from the coding sequence ATGAAAAAAACAATTTTATTAAGTACACTTTTTCTAAGCGCGAGTTTACTTGCACAGAAAAAAAACATATCAATGGAAGATGCTGTACTTGGATTATCGACGAATTTACGTATCGAGAATCTAAATCAAGTACAATGGATTCCAAATCAGAATGCATTTACGCAAAATGTAAAAACATCATACGGAGAAGCTTTAATCAAAAAAGAAGTTCCTTCTCTTAAAACAGATACGATTTTTAGAAGTTCTCAGTTTGAGAATAAAAGAATTCCTTCTTTAAATTGGATCAATGATAAACAAGCTTATTTTTCTACAAAAACAGGTTACAAAACAATTACAACTGCTGGTCAGCAAGCTGATTGGTTGAAATTACCAGATAATGCAGAAAATGTAGAATTTGACGCAATAAATAATCAAGTTGGGTATGTGATTGATAATAATTTATTTTTTGTAGATAAAGCTGGAAAAACACATCAAGTAACGAATGATGGGAAATATGAAATTGTGAATGGGAAATCGGTTCACCAAAATGAATTCGGAATTCACAAAGGAATTTTCATTTCTCCAAAAGGAAATTTAGTTGCATTTTACAAAATGGATCAAACGGTGGTAACTGATTATCCAATAATCGATTGGTCGGTACAACCTGCAGTAAACAAAAACATCAAATATCCGTTTGCTGGAACAAAAAATCACATCGTTACATTAGGAGTTTATAATCCATCAACACAAAAAACGATTTTCTTAGAAACTCAACCAGAAGTTGACCATTATTTAACTTCTGTTACTTGGTCACCAGACGAAAAACATATTTATATTGCTTTACTTTCTCGTAATCAAAAACACATGGAATTGAATCAATATGATGCTATTTCAGGGAAATTGATTAAAATATTATTCAAGGAAGATGATGCAAAATATGTAGAACCTCAAAATGAATTGCATTTTATTCCAGGAAAATCAAACGAATTTATTTGGTGGTCGCAACGTGATGGTTTTATGCATTTATACCGTTTCAATACAGATGGAAAATTATTGAACCAAATTACAAAGGGCGATTGGATTGTAACAGATCTTGTTGGTGAAAATGCAAAGAAAAAAGAGTTGTTAGTCATGACGACAAAAGATTCTCCAAAAGAACGTCAGTTATATGCGGTAAATTGGGAGAATGGCAAATTACGTAAAATCACTACAGATGCAGGAACACATAATGTTTCAGTTTCATCGAACGGTGAATATATTGTGGATAACTGGAGCAATGATAACACGCCTCGTAAAATTGATGTAATTGCAGCAAATGGAAAGTTAAAACAAAATATTTTAACTGCTCAAAATCCTTTAGCAAATTACAATACGGCAAAAGTTGAAAATATAACGTTAAAAGCAGATGATGGAACAGATTTGTATGGAAAATTAATTTATCCAACCAACTTTGATCAATCGAAGAAATATCCAGTTATCGTTTATTTATACAATGGTCCTCACGCACAATTAATCACCAATCGTTTTCCTGCAACAGGAAATCTTTGGTACGATCATTTAGCAGAAAAAGGCTACGTTGTGTTTACAATGGACGGACGTGGATCGGCAAATAGAGGGTTAAAATTTGAGCAAGCGATTCACGGAAATGTAGGAACAACTGAAATGAATGACCAAATGAAAGGTGTAGATTTCTTAAAAACATTGCCTTTCGTAGATGCAGATCGTATGGGAATTCATGGGTGGTCTTATGGTGGATTTATGACAACATCCTTTATGTTACGTAAACCTGACGTTTTCAAAGTTGGCGTTGCTGGTGGACCTGTTTTAGATTGGACACAATACGAAATTATGTACACAGAACGTTACATGGAATCGCCACAAGATAACCCAGAAGGTTACAAAACATCAAATTTAATTAATCGTACAAAAGATTTGAAAGGTAAATTATTAATGATTCACGGAGCACAAGATCCAGTTGTCGTTTGGCAACATTCGGTTGATTTTGTTCGTGAAGCTGTTAAGAATGGTGTTCAAATGGATTACTTTATTTATCCTGGACATGAGCATAATGTTCGTGGAAAAGATCGTGTACATTTAATGCAAAAAATTACAGATTACTTCGATTTGTATTTAAAACCTGAAAGTACAACAACAAAATAA
- a CDS encoding siderophore-interacting protein, which translates to MGDKVKIAKEKFILKKKEFVTPHLIRVHLENNDVSFFEDTTLGGTCKLLFPPLGIRDIHYAEYDEENKKWISPSEKFKPVSRTYTLRNIDAENNVIVIDIANHGLNGPGSRWANEAREGDMIGVSMKSKKKELAPKTDFIFLAADLTGLPVISAIIESLPAKTNGVVCIEVPSEEDIHPIETKANLEFKWIVNQHVGNGTALYSLTKKQIFPKRKDGKRYAYVAGESKSIKEIKSFFKDDLEWKKDEFYCTSHWKAGKAEKNALEDCHDKIEQELLVRVF; encoded by the coding sequence ATGGGAGATAAAGTGAAAATTGCGAAAGAGAAATTCATCTTAAAAAAGAAAGAATTTGTGACACCACATCTTATTCGCGTTCATTTAGAAAATAATGATGTGTCTTTTTTTGAAGATACAACTTTAGGAGGAACGTGTAAATTGCTTTTTCCACCGCTTGGAATCCGAGATATTCACTATGCTGAATATGATGAGGAGAACAAGAAATGGATTTCACCATCAGAAAAATTCAAACCAGTTTCTCGCACTTACACATTGCGAAATATAGATGCTGAAAACAATGTGATTGTGATAGATATTGCAAATCATGGGTTAAATGGTCCTGGATCTCGTTGGGCAAATGAAGCAAGAGAAGGCGATATGATTGGAGTTTCGATGAAATCGAAAAAGAAAGAATTAGCGCCAAAAACAGATTTCATTTTCTTAGCGGCTGATTTAACAGGTTTACCCGTAATTTCTGCTATTATAGAATCATTGCCTGCAAAAACAAACGGAGTTGTTTGTATTGAAGTTCCATCTGAAGAAGACATTCATCCTATTGAAACCAAAGCAAATTTGGAGTTTAAATGGATAGTGAATCAACATGTAGGTAATGGAACCGCTTTATATAGTTTAACAAAAAAACAAATCTTTCCGAAACGTAAAGATGGGAAACGTTATGCTTATGTGGCGGGAGAATCAAAATCTATAAAAGAAATTAAATCCTTTTTTAAAGATGATTTAGAATGGAAAAAAGACGAATTTTATTGTACATCACATTGGAAAGCTGGGAAAGCGGAGAAAAATGCATTAGAAGATTGTCACGATAAAATTGAACAAGAATTATTGGTTAGGGTTTTCTAA
- the rluF gene encoding 23S rRNA pseudouridine(2604) synthase RluF: protein MEESNYFRLNKYISDSGFCSRREADDYIENRLVQINGRIAKIGQFVRLGDHVTVKGIEIEPKEKEHAVYILLNKPVGVTCTTDPTDPDNIVDFLSFGERIFPIGRLDKDSQGLILLTSDGDIVNKILRAGNNHEKEYIVTVDRAITDEFCERMSKGVPILNQVTKKCKIEKISTNVFKITLVQGLNRQIRRMCEYFGYSVKKLERVRIMNLTLNVPLGQYRDLTSEELAELNRLTADSEKHAEKTQQQKSKKSSAKKTKEISPDFKDSKGKSIKKPAKKPTTQARVGKSKPPTNTKGGKFGKRR, encoded by the coding sequence ATGGAGGAGTCTAATTATTTTCGATTAAATAAATACATTAGTGACAGCGGTTTTTGTTCGCGCCGCGAAGCAGACGATTACATAGAAAATCGTTTGGTACAAATTAATGGACGAATTGCTAAAATTGGGCAATTTGTAAGACTTGGCGATCATGTTACTGTAAAAGGAATAGAGATTGAGCCGAAAGAAAAAGAACATGCAGTTTATATTTTGTTGAACAAACCTGTGGGCGTTACGTGTACGACAGATCCAACAGATCCAGATAATATTGTCGACTTTTTATCTTTTGGTGAACGTATTTTTCCAATTGGTCGTTTAGATAAAGATTCGCAAGGATTAATCCTATTAACAAGTGATGGAGACATTGTGAATAAGATTTTACGTGCTGGAAATAATCACGAAAAAGAATATATTGTTACCGTTGATAGAGCGATTACAGATGAGTTTTGCGAAAGAATGTCAAAAGGAGTTCCAATTCTTAATCAGGTTACAAAAAAGTGTAAGATAGAGAAGATAAGTACAAATGTTTTTAAAATTACATTAGTGCAAGGACTTAATCGTCAGATTCGTCGTATGTGCGAGTATTTTGGGTATTCGGTGAAAAAGTTAGAACGTGTTCGAATTATGAACTTAACGTTGAATGTTCCGCTTGGTCAATACCGAGATTTAACATCAGAAGAATTAGCAGAATTAAATCGATTAACAGCCGACTCTGAAAAACATGCTGAAAAAACTCAACAGCAAAAGTCAAAGAAATCATCTGCGAAGAAAACCAAAGAAATTTCACCAGATTTTAAAGATTCGAAAGGAAAATCAATCAAAAAACCAGCAAAAAAACCAACAACGCAAGCAAGAGTTGGAAAAAGTAAACCGCCAACGAATACCAAAGGAGGAAAATTTGGAAAAAGAAGATAA
- a CDS encoding arsenate reductase family protein — protein MKKVFFLKTCDTCKRIMKELDFTGFDLHEIKSTAITEEELAEMKDLAGSYEALFSRRAQNYKKLGLKDKVLTEDEIKNYILTDYTFLKRPVVVDGDKIFVGNEKKNLEALGQYLK, from the coding sequence ATGAAAAAAGTATTTTTTTTGAAAACATGTGATACATGTAAACGAATCATGAAAGAATTAGATTTTACAGGTTTTGATTTGCATGAAATAAAATCAACTGCAATAACTGAAGAAGAATTAGCTGAAATGAAAGATTTAGCAGGAAGTTATGAAGCTCTTTTTTCTCGTCGTGCACAGAATTATAAAAAATTAGGACTGAAGGATAAAGTCTTAACTGAAGATGAAATCAAAAATTATATTTTGACAGATTATACTTTCCTAAAAAGACCTGTCGTGGTTGACGGAGATAAAATTTTTGTTGGAAACGAAAAGAAAAACTTAGAAGCCCTTGGGCAATATCTAAAATAG
- a CDS encoding tyrosine-protein phosphatase, translating to MENTLCEISLSERTLPLEGGFNCRDLGGIVNTQNEILRKGLLIRSDDLANLTDDDLEVLNDFPIRTIIDLRTTYERLKNQDHIPNSCNHEVHLDISSGHFEELVQEFKAGISNPKSFMCKIYEDFVLDKTCQAQYKSFFDIIQHKNRTPILFHCTAGKDRTGFATAMILSALKVDFDTIMDDYLASNVYLEQKYAHILKIDPNYKYLITVLPEYLESSYRAINQNFGSVENYLTDILNIDLDLMKELYI from the coding sequence ATGGAGAATACTTTATGCGAAATCTCGCTAAGTGAAAGAACTCTTCCACTTGAAGGCGGATTTAATTGCAGAGATTTAGGTGGAATAGTTAACACACAAAATGAAATTTTAAGAAAAGGATTGTTAATTCGATCAGATGATTTGGCTAATTTGACGGATGACGATTTAGAAGTTTTGAATGATTTCCCAATCCGAACAATTATAGATTTACGCACAACTTACGAACGCTTAAAAAATCAAGATCATATTCCGAACAGTTGTAATCACGAAGTTCATTTGGATATTTCATCTGGACATTTCGAAGAGTTAGTGCAAGAATTTAAAGCTGGTATTTCTAATCCAAAAAGTTTTATGTGTAAAATTTATGAAGATTTTGTTTTAGATAAAACCTGTCAGGCACAATACAAAAGCTTTTTTGATATCATACAACACAAAAACAGAACGCCGATTTTATTTCATTGTACAGCCGGAAAAGATCGAACAGGATTTGCAACAGCGATGATTTTATCTGCATTAAAAGTTGATTTTGATACAATCATGGATGATTATTTAGCTTCTAATGTCTATTTGGAACAAAAGTATGCGCACATTTTAAAAATCGATCCGAATTATAAATACTTAATAACTGTTTTACCTGAATATTTGGAGAGTTCTTACCGAGCAATTAATCAGAATTTTGGATCAGTTGAAAATTATTTAACCGATATCTTGAACATTGATTTAGATTTGATGAAGGAATTATATATTTAA